Below is a window of Fluviibacter phosphoraccumulans DNA.
GACCTTCTGCTTGAAGAAGCCCAGCGAGATGTAACCCCAGACGTCGCGATCCAGGTCGATCAGAATGCCGTTGGCGCGGGCGAAGGCATCAAACATTTCGGCCAGGCCATCATGCGGCTCAATTTGAATGGTGTACGGATTAAAGGTCAGGCCCAGCGATTCGACAAACTTCTTGGCAAAGCCTTCCCAATCATAGCCAGGGTAAGCGGCCAGGTGAGCATTGTAGTTACCGACAGCGCCATTGATCTTACCCAGCAGCTCTGCCTGGGCAATACGGGCGCGCGCACGTTGCATACGATACGCCACGTTGGCCATTTCCTTACCCATGGTGGAGGGCGTAGCGGGCTGGCCATGCGTACGGCACATCATGGGCACATCCGCGTAGGCGTGCGCCATTTCGGTGAGCTTGGCGATGACTTTATCCAGCACCGGCAGCATGACTTCTTCACGCGCACCCTTACACATCAGTGCGTGCGACAGGTTGTTGATGTCTTCCGAGGTACAGGCAAAGTGAATGAACTCGCTGACCTTGGTCACTTCGGCGTTGCCCTTGGTCTTATCCTTGATCCAGTATTCCAGCGCCTTAACGTCGTGGTTGGTGGTGGCTTCAATGCCCTTCACTTCAGCCGCGTCGCTGGCCGTGAAGTTATTGACCAGGCCATCCAGCTCGGCAATGGTAGCCGCAGAGAAAGCGGGAATCTCAGTGAAATGCGGCTCGGCGGCCAGCGCCTTGAGCCATTCGATCTCAACCCGCAGACGGGCGTGAATCAGGCCGAATTCAGAAAAATGGGGGCGCAGCAGGTCAACCTTAGCGGCATAACGACCATCGAGCGGCGAAAGAGCGGTCAAAGCACCGAGACCATTAGACATCTGAAACTCCTGAATACGGAAAAATCGAAAAGCAGATTTTACCATCCGTAGCCAGTACCGGCTTGACGAGGCTGGGCGGCGAAGACAGTTCCGTGTAGGGTGCCGTTTTGCCCTCACCTTTTGCTTCGCCCCATGGAGAACGCTGTCATGAAACTACTTGGCACCCCAACCAGCCCGTATGTGCGCAAAGTGCGCCTGATGCTGCTGGAAAAGAATATCCCGCACGAATACCTGATCGATCCACCACGCGAACCGGGCAGCCTGGTGGTACGCGTTAATCCTCTCGGCCGTATCCCTGCCCTGATTCTAGATGATGAAACCTGCGTGTTTGACTCACCGGTGATTGCTGAATACGTCGATACACTCAACGACAATCCGATGCTCATTCCGCGCGATGACGCTCTGGCCCGGATGCGGGTCAAGCGCTGGGAAGCCTTGGCTGATGGCATTATGGATTCGGCTATTGCCGTTCGTAACGAGCGCTTACGCCCCGAAGAAAAACAGGAGCCGGGCAATATCACCCTGCATAACAAGGCAATTGATCGTGCACTCGACTTCGCCAGCATCAACCTAGTCAATAACACATGGGTCAACGGCGAAAAGATTTCGTTAGGTGACTTGGCGCTGTTTAGCACCCTGGTTTATCTGGATCTACGCCAACCGGAACGTGATTGGCGCGCGGCGCATCCGCTACTGCTGGCTTGGTACCGCCGTGTCGCCGAACGGCCGAGCGCAAAAATCTCGCTGGCCGAACAATAAGCCCGATCAATTACTCGGCGAGGGACTGTAAATCAGCCGTCCCCGCCGGGCGGCCGCCCATACGCGCGGATTCGATAATGCCGCCACCTAGACAAACACGGCTCTCGTACATCACCAACGATTGCCCCGGCGTCACGGCCCACTGTGGCGCGGCAAAGCGGATCACAGCACGTTGTTCGTCAATCTGCTCGATCTCACAGGCCGCATCGGGTGAGCGATACCGTGTCTTGGCGGTGTAGACCCAATGTTTATGCGGCGGCTCACCGGAAATCCAGTTCATATCGGTAATGGTGACTTCATCGACCAGCAATGCCGGATGATTATGGCCCGACACGACATAAAGCACATTCGTCGCCATATCCTTACGCGCCACATACCAGGCATCGTGCTCGCCCGGCGTTTTATCGTGACCCTGGTCGTTGCCTTTAATGCCGCCAATATGCAGGCCTTTGCGCTGGCCCAAGGTGTGGAAAGCCAGGCCCTGATGCGTGCCCAATAATTTGCCCGAATCCAGATCGAGGATTTCACCCGGGTTCTGTGGCACGTAACGCTGTAGAAAATCGTTAAACGGGCGCTCGCCGATAAAGCAGATACCGGTGGAGTCTTTTTTCTTGGCAACTGGCAAGCCAGCGGCTTCCGCCTTGGCGCGCACTTCCGGTTTGAGCCAGTGAGCCAGTGGGAACATGGCGGGTTTGAGTTGGGGCTGATTCAGGCGATAGAGGAAGTAGCTCTGATCTTTGTTGCCATCTTCGGCCTTGAGTAGCTGGCGCTTGCCATCAAAATCCTGCAAGCCGGCGTAGTGGCCGGTAGCAATGGCGTCCGCACCCAAGCTGATCGCATGATCAAGAAACGCCGCAAATTTGATCTCGGCATTACAAAGTACATCCGGATTGGGGGTACGGCCCGCGTTGTACTCCTGCAAAAAGGTCGAGAAAACCCGGTCGCGATACTCTTTAGCGAAGTTCACCACTTCAACATCAATGCCCAGAATGTCAGTGACGCTCATCACATCGATGAGGTCCTGACGGGTACTACAAAACTCATCGGTATCGTCATCTTCCCAGTTCTTCATGAACAAGCCGAT
It encodes the following:
- the purB gene encoding adenylosuccinate lyase; this translates as MSNGLGALTALSPLDGRYAAKVDLLRPHFSEFGLIHARLRVEIEWLKALAAEPHFTEIPAFSAATIAELDGLVNNFTASDAAEVKGIEATTNHDVKALEYWIKDKTKGNAEVTKVSEFIHFACTSEDINNLSHALMCKGAREEVMLPVLDKVIAKLTEMAHAYADVPMMCRTHGQPATPSTMGKEMANVAYRMQRARARIAQAELLGKINGAVGNYNAHLAAYPGYDWEGFAKKFVESLGLTFNPYTIQIEPHDGLAEMFDAFARANGILIDLDRDVWGYISLGFFKQKVKAGEVGSSTMPHKVNPIDFENSEGNLGLANAMLKHLAEKLPISRWQRDLTDSTVLRNMGVGLGYALLGYDSLLKGLGKLELNADLMKADLDANWELLAEPIQTVMRRFGIANPYEKLKELTRGTRVSREGMQAFVNTLDIPADAKKALLELTPWDYTGKAAELAKRI
- a CDS encoding glutathione S-transferase N-terminal domain-containing protein yields the protein MKLLGTPTSPYVRKVRLMLLEKNIPHEYLIDPPREPGSLVVRVNPLGRIPALILDDETCVFDSPVIAEYVDTLNDNPMLIPRDDALARMRVKRWEALADGIMDSAIAVRNERLRPEEKQEPGNITLHNKAIDRALDFASINLVNNTWVNGEKISLGDLALFSTLVYLDLRQPERDWRAAHPLLLAWYRRVAERPSAKISLAEQ
- the mnmA gene encoding tRNA 2-thiouridine(34) synthase MnmA, which translates into the protein MSSTSVKTVVVGLSGGVDSSVAALLLKEQGYRVIGLFMKNWEDDDTDEFCSTRQDLIDVMSVTDILGIDVEVVNFAKEYRDRVFSTFLQEYNAGRTPNPDVLCNAEIKFAAFLDHAISLGADAIATGHYAGLQDFDGKRQLLKAEDGNKDQSYFLYRLNQPQLKPAMFPLAHWLKPEVRAKAEAAGLPVAKKKDSTGICFIGERPFNDFLQRYVPQNPGEILDLDSGKLLGTHQGLAFHTLGQRKGLHIGGIKGNDQGHDKTPGEHDAWYVARKDMATNVLYVVSGHNHPALLVDEVTITDMNWISGEPPHKHWVYTAKTRYRSPDAACEIEQIDEQRAVIRFAAPQWAVTPGQSLVMYESRVCLGGGIIESARMGGRPAGTADLQSLAE